The Labrus mixtus chromosome 21, fLabMix1.1, whole genome shotgun sequence nucleotide sequence CACACTGTGGTACCATTCTGGATCCATCCCAGGAGCAGACTTACGTGTACCAGGAGCATTCAGAAGATACTGGGTCCTTGAGGTTGGCACCTGTGAGTCCAGAGCAAGGCATAAAGTGGATGTCCTTCTTGGGGTTGAAGCCCACCTTCTTAAGAAACGGCACCAGCTTCTCCTTACACTCCTCATACCTGCCGGGAAGTGAAGGTAAAAAGGGCATTAATAACTAAAACTAACTAATGAGAATATAGAATACAATCAGTGAGAATAAAAGACTTTACAGTATCTTTATAATTCACTAGTTTAGTGCTAAACTCTATTTCCCACTCAGTCCATGTTCACCTCTCTAGGCTCCAGTTCACAGTGGGGTCATCCATCTTGTTGACGAGGACAATGAGATGCTTCACCCCGGCAGTTTTAGCCAGCATGGCGTGCTCCCGTGTCTGTCCACCTTTCTCAAAGCCGGTCTCAAACTCGCCCTTTCTTGCTGAAATCACCTGAGAACAGAAAATGAGTTAGGCAGAAGTAATGGCACCTTTAAGAAACAAACAACTGGAGCTGCTTTGAATTTGTCTTTGATAAGAAAAGATGATGTTAAAAGTAATGGAGAGGGGGTTTGAGAAGTTTCCATGGTGTGTTGTTTGTACTTTTTGACTCACTGATCAATGTACACAGAGAGCACAGTGTATGTACAGCATGCTGCGCTGTCCGTACAGGATTTATCTTTAAGGCTAGTTAATGTTATAGAGACTGTCTGTTCCTGTCCATCTTACCAGCACGGCCAGGTCGGCTTGTGACGCCCCTCCAATCATGTTTGGGACAAAGCTCTTGTGGCCGGGAGCATCCAGGATGGTGAAGTGTTTCTTCTCAGTCTCAAAGTAAGCTCTGCCGACCTCCACTGTCTTCCCCTTGTCCCTCTCCTCCTGGTTTGTATCCAGAGCCCACGACAGGTACCTGCAACGACCAATTGTAATGATTAACTCATGTTTTAACAAACGTGCGCTGGGAGCTCTTAATACAGCTGTACGTGCATGACAAACAAGCCTGTTGTTATCATAACATTAGCACATTTTTAATGACAACGCTGCTCTCACCATGtctctctgttcttttctttcgCTTCTCGTTCGTACTTTTCCAGAGTTCTCTTCTCCACCATTCCAGTTAGGTACCTAGGAAAGCAAAAACAATGATTATATTTAGTGTGCAGCGTTGGAGCGCAGTGATCAGTAATTACAGGAAACTAAAGAGTCGTTACTCACATGATCTGCCCTCCAATAGTTGATTTACCAGCATCTACAAAGACAGCCATTCAaagcaaaataaatcacaaaaaatcTTCCTTGAGCAAAATCGTGCACAATACAAATATCAATGGAACGCACCGACATGGCCGATGAAGACCACGTTCACATGCTCTTTCTTGGGGGCATCTGGTGGGGCTGGAGCCACTTTGGGGATCggcatctcctcctcttcctcctccatcatctccTCATCTTCCTTCTTTCCAGCGCCCCCCTCCTCACAGGCTCCTCCCGACTCCAGGTCCTCCTCGCCTCCGCCTCCTCCGCCTCCCCCCGGCTCCTCCTTCTGCTCCcacgtctcctcctctgtggtcATGTCTGCCTCTGTGCCTCCATTCTCCACCGgagctgcaacaacaaacaagttGATTATATGTTGATGCCAATGAATCTGCCGTCGTATGGTCTTCACTGCTCAAATGATGTTTGGCactatttacacattttatggTTTCAATGAAATAAACTGCAACTTGCATATATCTATTTTTAACAGCTCGTTAGCTgtcacaacagctgctcaatCCAGCATTTGTATTCAACCCTACAGTGAACTTCTAAATGGGTGAGATCATAGCTTTTTTTTAGAGATGATCTGATACCGTTTTCAGAAACCTGAACTTGTTTTTAACACCTCGTAGCATTCCTATTTAAATGTGGTAAAAATGATCTTAAAGCTCAAGACCAATACTACAAACGGCCTCTGTAATCTGTGAAATAccactattttatttttaaagttattctttgggacatttttttccgcagagagacaggacacgttgggaggagagtgtgtgtgtagggggggggggggagacataCATCAatgggccgaggtcggattcgaaccccaCAGCGGCTGCGACGAGGAATACAGTCTCTGTATACGGAGCGTGTGACACAACCGCTAGCTTACCAGCACCCACAAACTAACAGTAGCAGCCACATCCACGGTGGTGTTAAAGTACGAATTGCTGTTTATATAACCGAGTTTTTGAGAGTTACAGAAGAATTGACCTCTGGGTGTAAGAGGTCGATATTATTCAAGGCAAATAAATGACAGCATCATATTTGTGCAACGACTGGCGGACGAGGCGATATCTGACGCATGTTTTACTCGTATCAGTATCGGAACAACTGTGGATATTTTAAGTGCTTGATGGTGAAATAAATCTGAAACAATTCTGAGTGAAGTATTTGATTTCCATCAGAGCTGTGTCATAAATCTACATGTTCAGGATGTTGTATACAAACCTTGGAGAAAGATCTAGTGCGTAAAATTAAATTGCCCACACGGGTAATCTGTGTTTAGTCAGCAGTTAATCATTAATTGTAATTAATTAGCCCCGCTCCCCTGGTTAGAAACACATTCAATACAGCAACTTCCGTTCAAACAAACAAGATTACACTGACTGAACTCTGGTGTACCCTGCAGAGGAAGCGACTATGAAGATAACTATGAATTATGCAGCCAGTCATGTGCAAAGTCTAATTTCTCCTCATCCCACAGCACTTAGCCCGTGAGATGTTTTCTCTTGGCCAAGACCGCCAATATGTGCTTTTACTTTGTCAACAATCACATCATGCTGTAATTATTTCATGAAATAAGGTACCGGTAAGTGTGAAAAACAATCatctgtgtggttgtgtgtgttggaaatGTGGGAAAGAAGACTGTCATTGTCTCTCTCTTACATACAATGCATGTGATCAGTCACTTTGATACAGCctctgattaaaaacacacaaacaaaaagcagcatCTGTGTAACTAAAGAGCGTCTGACATCCCAATAGGGAATGTAATATTACTAGTTTGAAATAAGTCACCAAACACGTCAATAAAGCAGATGAAGGCCTTGACACACATCCCGGTCAGTGAACGCCACACACTGATGTCTATTTCAGTCATGGACAAGTGAAGTTGCATCACATTTTACGTAGGCCTGTGCACATGGGTTTCTACCAATGCCAGCAATCCAAATAAGGCCCAGTAATGTGAAACTACAAGGCTCAAACCTCAGCGCTGAAGCTTTCCTATCGTGAATACGGTTTGTTTTTTAGAGTTAAATGTGGAAACCTTAAGCACAGCATGCCTGATTTGTTATCTAATAATGTGAACATGCGGTGCCCGGACCACACAGCAGCGGATGCATACCGGCTGTTTCTGCCACCTCCATGCTTGCTACTGCATCAGGGGCACcttagaggagagagaaaaacgcATGTCAAActttcataaatatttattaGAGAAGGGAGGTCACGTTTTGCGAAAAGCTGACGGTGATTGCGTTATTAATCATCTATTACACGTTAATAACACTGTTAAACTTAAGCCGACTTGTTGATTAGGTGGTGAAATGAGATAACTGTGGCTCTGACGAGTTGGAGCCAGGAAGGCTAACTTAGCTGATTTAGCACGCCTGCTAGCTAAGTGAAGCTAACTTGTAGCCAGCTGCCTGGTTTACTTACCGTCTGAGGCCGGTATCTCTTCGGTGTCTGCCTGGAGGAAGCTCGGTACAAACACCGGGGCGTTAACGTTGGGGACAAACGGCTTGGCGTTCACGTTAAGGGCGGCGAAGGCGTTTTGAAGCCCCGCCGCGGTGGCCGGGGCCTCGGcatcctcctccagctcccacGAATCCGGGGCTGTGTCGGTCGGGTCCATCGCTCCTTTTTCAGAGTTGACACGCTGTCCACAACCGGGGAGGGTGGTTGATATTTGTGGTCCCGCTATCTAGTTTTAGTTGCTGATGTGTTTTAGACTCTTAGCAGCACGTTTGATGAAGTTCCCATTGCTTTGTTAAGCCTTGCTTTCACCAGCATATGGATCCCGTACCCGACGAAGAGAGTCcgttcagctgctgcaggaccGGCGAACACCGCTAGAGGCCAGCACTGAGCTAACGCTGAGTGTACACAGGGCGTTCACACCTTTTACCTTTGACCCCGTGGGTAGTTTTTAGGAATCCCAGTGCCACACGTATAAACTATCTTCAATTACTGACAtggtaaatgttattttactcaTATTACATATTCACTGTAGTAAGTGGGGAAACAGCAAACCCTCCTTTGACTGGtttataaatgatttcaaatattttttcttatctctgaaaaaaatgaaatctagcAGGACTGCTAGAAAGATTAGTGCTGATTTATCGAAATTCTTGTTGTGTTGATTTCTGGcccttgttgattttttttgtccttgctccagtttgttgtctgcttacatttgcctgatgttttcttttggaaaagttagatttgtatttatttatttgtatatataatCCCCCCtagtcttgatttatgtttgaattaacttgttcctgtgtattttgctgttgtatgtTCATCCTCTTTAAGAGtttgtataaacattttttgtatatgTTAAATGTGTCAATaaagaaggttaaaaaaaaacacataaactaTAAGAAAAGATGATCAACTACTGTCTTTttgggtgtttttattttttaatttctgaaaCACTGGAAAAATAacgacaaataaataaatgcatcaagaATCCATCACACGATAACTTTAAAAGGTtataagttataaaaaaaacccgAATAAATAAGTCcattaaattgttttaaattactttaaatAGCCCGGAACCATGAACAGTGATTACATAGGGGTCTTTCTCCCTTTTCCGTTTACTCTTTGGCGTCAGCAACTCCTCCAGGGGTGATAGAAAAAGTGGCCTCGTTCTCAGGCATGTCGGGACTAAAGGACATCAGAAAGAAGAGACGACAAACGACAAATGTGAGTCTCCAATGATATAAGTGTTCAgcttaaagtcagggttggatTCAAATA carries:
- the gspt1 gene encoding eukaryotic peptide chain release factor GTP-binding subunit ERF3A isoform X1 — its product is MDPTDTAPDSWELEEDAEAPATAAGLQNAFAALNVNAKPFVPNVNAPVFVPSFLQADTEEIPASDGAPDAVASMEVAETAAPVENGGTEADMTTEEETWEQKEEPGGGGGGGGEEDLESGGACEEGGAGKKEDEEMMEEEEEEMPIPKVAPAPPDAPKKEHVNVVFIGHVDAGKSTIGGQIMYLTGMVEKRTLEKYEREAKEKNRETWYLSWALDTNQEERDKGKTVEVGRAYFETEKKHFTILDAPGHKSFVPNMIGGASQADLAVLVISARKGEFETGFEKGGQTREHAMLAKTAGVKHLIVLVNKMDDPTVNWSLERYEECKEKLVPFLKKVGFNPKKDIHFMPCSGLTGANLKDPVSSECSWYTGLPFIPHLDSLPNFTRSNDGPVRLPIVDKYKDMGTVILGKLESGCISKAQQLVMMPNRHTVEVLSLLSDDVETDDASPGENLKLRLKGIEEEEILPGFILCSPDNLCHSGRTFDAQIVIIEHKSIICPGYNAVLHIHTCIEEVQITALICLVDKKTGDKSKTRPRFVKQDQVCIARLRAAGVICLETFKDFPQMGRFTLRDEGKTIAIGKVLKLVPEKD
- the gspt1 gene encoding eukaryotic peptide chain release factor GTP-binding subunit ERF3A isoform X2 — its product is MDPTDTAPDSWELEEDAEAPATAAGLQNAFAALNVNAKPFVPNVNAPVFVPSFLQADTEEIPASDAPVENGGTEADMTTEEETWEQKEEPGGGGGGGGEEDLESGGACEEGGAGKKEDEEMMEEEEEEMPIPKVAPAPPDAPKKEHVNVVFIGHVDAGKSTIGGQIMYLTGMVEKRTLEKYEREAKEKNRETWYLSWALDTNQEERDKGKTVEVGRAYFETEKKHFTILDAPGHKSFVPNMIGGASQADLAVLVISARKGEFETGFEKGGQTREHAMLAKTAGVKHLIVLVNKMDDPTVNWSLERYEECKEKLVPFLKKVGFNPKKDIHFMPCSGLTGANLKDPVSSECSWYTGLPFIPHLDSLPNFTRSNDGPVRLPIVDKYKDMGTVILGKLESGCISKAQQLVMMPNRHTVEVLSLLSDDVETDDASPGENLKLRLKGIEEEEILPGFILCSPDNLCHSGRTFDAQIVIIEHKSIICPGYNAVLHIHTCIEEVQITALICLVDKKTGDKSKTRPRFVKQDQVCIARLRAAGVICLETFKDFPQMGRFTLRDEGKTIAIGKVLKLVPEKD